DNA sequence from the Eptesicus fuscus isolate TK198812 chromosome 7, DD_ASM_mEF_20220401, whole genome shotgun sequence genome:
AACAATTCTGTTATGAAAATGTGCTTATCCCAAAGTGGCATGATATATGGACACGGATACAGGTAATAATTTGGAGGCCCCTGGCAGGGGCAGTTTTTGTGAATGTTTGTCTGTATTAGTGAGCTATTTGACACTCTTTTCTGtcacacataatttttattttattttattttaaaaaatatatttttattgatttcagagaggaaaggagagggagagagagatagaaacataaatgatgagagagaatcattgatcggctgcatcctgcacaccccccttctggggatcgagcccacaatccaggcatgtgcccttgactagaattgaacccaggacccttcagtccataggttgaggctctatccactgagccaaaccagctagggcagtggtcggcaaactgcggcttgcgagccacatggggctgtttggccccttgagtgtgcctcttccacaaaataccacgtgcgggtgcgcacgtacagtgcaattgaaacttcgtggcccaagcgcagaagtcggttttcggctctcaaaagaaatttcaatcgttgtactggtgatatttggttctgttgactaaagagtttgccgaccactgagctagggccacacacaagtttttttaaaagtattattaacTACCTTGGCAGGGTTGAGATTATCCTGAATTGTGTTTTCATCAATAagcatttttttcctactttatgttcctctctctgcttATTTAAGTAGTTTATAATACTTTACCCTGAGGTaaactttctccttttcccaaagaaacttctttcttctcttgccCTCTTCTTTttacacacacgcgcgcgcgcgcacacacacacgcacacaccctacacatccttttctttttaaaggcctGTGCCTTCTTTGGCCTGGAAACTGTTGTGTGTCTGTCAGGATGTAAACTCTTTTGCCTTGctgctcttatttttattctgCACAGGATGTTTCATAAGCCTCCTGAACTGAAGTTTCCCCTTGATAGAATGAATGACTTTGGTCTCATTTATTTCATAATGCCATTAAACCATCTGGCAAAGCAAGAGTGTCTGGCTGTAATAGTGATTGAACAAAATGAGTCCTTTTGAAAATGGTGCTACTCTTATAAGCATAGTTACTAATAAGGGCATTTGTTGTTCACATCAAAAACATAAGGGTGGGcttgtgggtttctttttttaattctcttttttttgtatGATATAAAAATCATATTCCATCTGGGGCAAATTGTAACCAACATGTACCCATAATCAGTGATTTGTGACAAAGGGTTGAATTTCTCAGCCTGTCATTATGGGAAACCTTTTTGGGGCTGCTTATGCCTGGTAATTATCTTAATATTCTAGGCCCTGGCTTTGTATGATCTCTTATAAATAGCTGTATTGTGGAAGTCTTTTTTCTCCCTATGTTCAGGCCTAATAGTAGATTCAGATCATGTTAACTACAAGACATTCTAACAGCTGCCTCTCTGTACCATGTGCAATGTTTTTTGTCCAATTATGTTTTAGCCACTGCATCTCTATTATTTCTCGTAAGCCTTTTGGAAAACTAGTGCCATTTCTAATTTAGATATTTACTCTAAAGTTTtgtgttaatttaaaatttttatttgtgaaaaatGCACTCCTATTTTGTGTTACAGATTCGGGTAAATAGTTCCAAACTGGTACGAGTCACCCAGGTGGAGAATGAGGAGAAACTGAAGGAGCTAGAGCAGTTTAGTATTTGgaactttttttcttcctttttaaaagagaaattgaaTGACACCTATGTTAATGTGGGACTGTACAGCACAAAAACCTGCCTCAAAGTTGAGATTATAGAGGAAGACACCAAGTACAGTGTCACCGTGACCCGCAGTAAGTCTTACCTGTGTTTTTATGATGGATTCTATAGTGAGAAGGGACTGAACTTTGGAGGGTATAATTAGTGAGAAAGAGAAGTCAGCCCAAGATAATTCCATTTGGGTTCTGATTATAACCTGAGTTCACTACTGCTCCAAACAGTTTAGAGAGACTCCACCCCACATAAAGCCCTTTAGGCCTAGAATTGAGACTTCACATTAGATCATTGTAAGTACCTCTTTACCTAGAATTGTGAAGATGCACATTCTTAATTCTTCCATGGCTCTGACCTGATATTCCTAGTATTTCTCAGAGTTTGAAAGATGTATTCCTGCCTTCTGGGCACTTCTAGACAAAGATAGGTGTCTCGAAATGTACAGGTCTACATTTGAAGACATGAAcggttaaataataaaaactgaagaATCCTAGCCGATTAAGGATTCTGTCTCAttttgatggatgtttctatctctctccccctcccttcctctctgaaatataatataatataatataatatatatatatatatatatatatatatatatatatataaaactgaagAAAGGCAGAACTGTATATTAGTACTTCATAAGTAAAAAGTATTTGTGGAATGATAAATATGAAGATCACTGCAATTTAAGGCTTATTCAGTGAACTGGGAGAAGCCCTCCCTTCTCTGAATGTCTGAGAAAGTTTCAGAGAGGAGGTGGATCATTATCCTGTTGAATTTTCTGTGACTTTTGGTCTCTCCCTGGTTACCACCCAGGGTCCTGGATTGTTGTGAGTAGTGGAAACATTCTTGGGTTTTGCTATAAAATAGTTTGTGCCTTCTAATTGCCCCAGGGTTTCACAGTTCTTTGGATTGgcctgttgtttttattgttgtttggttgattgattggtttttgtatttcttttacatttactgatctttttttttatcctattcCATTTGTGGATCTCCCCTAGACTCAGCTCTTGAATGTGAAGGCTGTGCGAGGGTCTGGTATGTCCCTAAGGGGCTTCTGCTTGGGCCCCTGGTCCTGAGTGAACTGTGTTTGAATGTAGGTTTTTCCAACACAGTGGTTGTATAGCGAAGGGAAGTAAATGGTGGTGTTGGACCAGAAGAGCAGCCAGTTAGAGAACAACAGAGGGCCCCAGATCCAAAGTTCTAGGCAAATCTGTTAAGTCCCAGCCTGAGTGACTTAAGGCTTGAAAGCCAGAGTGGTGGAGACCTCTTGTGGGCAATTGCATGAAGTGCTGATGCCACTATGCCTGGCTCTATCCAAAGCAAAGCTTGGTTTCTTTTAGCCTTGGTGTAGGtagccaaaataaaaataagatcttCAGGAAAGTACAGGCTAGACAGAGACCTAATTACCCTTTCTCTTTGGAAGGGTGTTCCAGCTTTCTGTGGAATTTATAATGCTATTTAGGTGGactgtttgtatttattttattagctgACCAATAATGCCAACATTGCCTTTTATTCTACCCAATAATTCCCTCTTATCCAtggtttcactttctgtggttttaGTTACCTAAATTGTGCGCTGTTCTGGGTAGCAGGATAAAGTCTTGTACTATCCCATCTGGATATGAATTGTCCCTTTGTCCAATGTATCCACGCTGTATACCTTACCTTCCTGTTGGTCACTTGGTAGCCATCTGGGTTATCAGATTGATTGTCACAGCTGACTGTCCCCATATTGCAGTGCTTGTATTCAAGTAGCCCTtagtttacttaataatggctccaaagcacaagagtagtgatgctagTAATTTGGATATACCAAAAAGAAGCTgtgaagtgcttcctttaagtgaaaaggtgaaagttatTGACCTAATAAGGAAAGTATGAAACTTATAAAATAGGTACAGTAAGGTACAGCAGCTCCCTCActgtgatctattgaaagtcagccttcaacacaagggtttgtctcgctCTCATCCTCTCGTATGCTGAGGTTGTTAAGATAAACGGTAAGAATGAATCTTCTATccatgaaattgtgaagaagaaaaagaaatccatgCTAGTTTTGCTGTCACAAGTCAAACTGTAAAAGTTACAGCCACAGTGCATGGTAAGTGCTTAGTTAAGATGAAAAAGGCATTAAATTTATGGGTGGAAGACCTGAACAGAAAACGTGTTCCAATTGATGGCTGTGTGTTGCACCAGAAAACATTGAACCTATACTAAGACTTCAAGCAGGGAACCCTGAAATGAAtggccacattcacataacttttattatagtatattgttataatctaATTGttaattgttgttaatctcttactgtacctattttataaagtaaactaTCATAGCTGTTTTTGTATAAGAAAATACATTACATATATGCTTCAGTACTGTCCTCGGTTTCAGGattccactgggggtcttggaccGTATCCCCCAGCGGATGAGGAGAGACTACTATAATACCTTTAACTGTTTGGTTCTCCTATTAAACAGAAGTCTCTCTTTATTTCAGGATTTGACCCCAAACTCTTTCTCGTTTTCCTTCTTGGactaatgttatttttttgtggAGATTTGTTGAGCAGGTAAGTTCCAAGACTAGAGTGCGGAATGACGAGACTCAGACCGGTCCTTGACTTTTATTGTAAAAACTTCAAGTGCTGCCATTTCCTTTTCCAGGACCTTTATGGCTAGGCCATTATCTGCTtggatcatttttaaaagtactttaatACAGAAGTAAAGAGACAAACATTAACCACTTATTCATTTCCTGCCTTTAGGAACTTACTAGGTAAGCTAGGTGAAACTGACATGTAcaaatagaaaagagagagagaaaaaagcaaacattgAACAAAGATAGAATCAACAGTAACTATGTATACAAGTAAAAAGAGTATTTGTGGAGTAGTGAATGAAAGATTAACAATTGGAGTTTGAAGTTGGGCTGGAGTGAGGTTGGTGGAAGTTGTTCCCTTTTTGGGGGATCCTAAGAGAAACTCGGTGAGGGAGTAATAGCTGATAGAAAGAGCCTGGAACAGGAGTAAGAGCGCTCTTTACTAGGTCTTGTGTTTCGTTTATCCTTCTGGGTAATCAGTTCAGTTCCAGTCTCCACAAGTGCAGTATtgtcccttccttctcccagagATGGTATATGGTTACTCAAAAGAaagattcttatttaaaaatggggTTGGGAGAGATGCTGGGGATGAGAGTGGGAGACTAAGCAGAGGTTTATTATTGGGATATAGTTGAGGGGACCTCATTGATACTAATTCTCATAATCTGGGAGTAACTATATTGTTCCAGTTTCTTCAGTTTTCTGACTTCAAGTTTTGGGCAAATACCTGCTCTAATCTTGTATCTTTCTTCTGTCTTTTGACTAGGATAGTTGTCCTAGTTGGAACAATGCCATGTGTGAAGAATACACACATAGTcatgaaatacattttctctttGCAGAAGCCAAATCTTCTACTATTCCACTGGGATGAGTGTGGGAATTGTGGCATCTCTGCTAATCATCATTTTCATGCTGTCCAAGTTTATGCCCAAGGTAAGTAGCAGAATACTCGTGTGGTTAAGATGAGCCTGGATAATTGAAAGATAGTTTTCTTAGGTAATTTAGCAGCACTGAAATTTGCATTGATATCTAAGCCAATGTCCTACTCCTTCCTTGATTCAGAAAAGTATTTACTATGATGAAACTTGGACATGATTACATATAAactccctttttatttaaaactagaggcccggtgcacgaaattcgtgcatggcgggggggggggggcctgtatcttctccaatctgggacccctcgggggatgtctgggacccctgtgagattgggcctaaaccggcagttggacatccctctcacaatccgggaccactggctcctaaccgcttgcctgcctgcctgattacccctaaccacctctgcctgcctgcctgatcacccctaactgcctttgcctgcctgcctgatcgccccctaaccgctcccctgacggcctgatcacacccctaactgcttgctcccccgcgCCAGCCTTAtagtgcccctaactgcttgctcccccatgctggcctggttgccccctaactgcttgcttccctgcgccagcctgatcatgcccctaactgcctgctccCCGCGCtcgcctggttgccccctaactgcttgcttccccgtgccagcctgatcatgcccctaactgcctgctccCCGCGCtcgcctggttgccccctaactgcttgcttccccgtgccagcctgatttcgctcctaactgcttgcgCCTCTgttggcctgatggcccctaactgcctctgctttggcccccacTACTGTGGCTTTATGAGGGAGAAAGtgggatgtccggaagacatctggtcaacctggtctaattagcatattacccttttattagtatagattctgcGCTTAGTGGGGGATTAAAGTCTCCTTCCTATTTGCTAATTACATAGTCAGGCTTTTAAGTTATTTAGCATCTTATTTTCCCAGTGTCCTTTGCAGACTGTACCACTTTAAATAGGAAATGTTTGTCAGAGATGTGTTTTTCAgtagtttgaattttttttaacatagtttcattttgcttttatgtATGGAAATCTTTTGTAACTTTTTGTAactttttgctttcatttctacTCTGTTTTAGAAAAGTCCCATTTACATCATCCTGGTGGGAGGCTGGTCCTTTTCGCTATACCTCATtcaactagtttttaaaaatttacaagagATCTGGAGGTGCTACTGGCAGTATCTTTTAAGTAAGTGTTGTtggttttgctttcctttttatatgtttataggCTGTTTTAGTTAATGAAATTAACTTTTAGGAGTTTAATAGTCCATgccattttattaacttttaagaATCATAGTTCTTCACTTATTTCTAACCCTTCTACAGTTGTTACCTTCTCTTAAATTAAAATGATGCTGCTTGGAAGAAGACTTTAATTTGTGTTGTAGATAAGTACACCTTTCTTTATATGATAGGCATCTTTCTGAAAAACTGTAAATTGACTTTAttaatataattgtatttatttttattgttgacagtattacagatgtccccaattttttcccttcctttgcccccctccaccaagcccctgccccactccaggccttcaccacactattgtctgtgtccatgggctatgcatctctagcctatctaataaaagagtaatatgcaaattgaccgtcactccaacacacaagatagctgcccccatgtggatacaagatggccaccacaagatggccggcaggggagggcagttgggggcgatcaggccagcaggggagggcagttgggggcaatcaggctggcaggtgagggcagttgggggtgaccatgcctgcaggggagggcagttaggggtgaccaggctggcaggggagggcagttaggggcagttgggccggcaggggagcagttaggtgtcgatcaggctggcaggggagtggttagggggtgatcaggatggcaggcagaagcagttaggagcaatcaggcaggcatgcaggtgagcagttgggagccagcagtcctggattgtgagagggatgtccgactgcccaatccagtgggatcgggcctaaacgggcagtcggatatccctctagggctcccagattggagagggtgcaggctgggctgagggaccctccccaccccccgtgcatgaatttcatgcactgggcctctagtatatatgaaagcctaagtgactattcTGACCGAAGGACTgaccaaccagtcgctatgatgtgcactgaccacaaggggcagatgctcaacgcaggcattgccccctggtgatcagtgcactcccacagccaacctcccacggctcctcccctccagctggctggcccccatcGGCCCCTGGTGGTAAACCATTTATAGACGACCTGCTTCTGAGTTGGGGTTTCAtacgtagcagagcagctccctcactgtgatctattgaaagtcagccttcaacacaagggtttgtctcgctctcatcctctcccttccctgggggcTATCCACCCACCGTGGTGGCAGTgtggcagagagggaaggaggatggggggaTGCAGGGAACCACGCGGTGGCGGGGGCAGCATTGGCAGCCAGCTTCAGTTCCTTCCACGCCCGGTCTGGTGACCAtcgcctcctctcccaaccccaccaGGGCCTTCAGGCCTCTGGTTGGGATGGGtaattgggggtgggtggcggcagatgcggcccctttcccaggtgggctgagggccacCTCCCTCCTTGGAGCCGGCGGCCAACCACCCGTGTTCCCTCCCTCactcggtgcacaaattcgtgcactgggcctctagtattcatataagttctttaCTTAATTTCTTCCTGTCCCTCCAACCGCCTactctctgagatctgtcagtctgttccaggcatccatgcctctggacctattttgtttgtcagtttattttgttcttcagattccacatataagtgggatcatgtgctgtgtgtctttctctgactggtttatttcacttagcataataatctccaggcccctccatgctgtcacaaaggataagagatccttcttttttacagatgaatacatagtattccattgtgtaaatgtaccacagttttttttatccactcatcaactgatgggcacttgggctgtttccagattttagctattgtaaatagcactgctatgaacgtaggggtgcatatattctttctgattagtgttttggaattcttaggatatattcctagaagtgggatcactgggtcaaatgggagttccatttttaattttttttaagaaattccatactgttttccatagtgactgcaccagtctgcattcccaccagcagtgcactaaggttcccttttctccacatcctcaccagcacttgttgtttgttgatttattgatggtagccattctagcaggtgtgaggtaatacctcattgtagttttaatttgcatctctctgatgattagtgacattgagcatgttttcatatgtgtattggccatctgtatgtcctttttggagaagtgtctatttaggtcctttgcccatttttaatgggATTATTTGTCAATATAATTGTATTTCAAATATACTTGAGGACTTAAAGAAATAACTCTTCATTGAATCTGATCTGTAAAgcaataattctttttttgtacAGATAGTAACACTTAATCTACCCTTTGAGAGGTGATTAATCTGGATTTCCATATATTGGGtggtttgttgttaatcctcactcaaggatatgtttctttattttaaaaatatgtatttttattgatttcagagagggagggagagagatagaaacatcaatgataagagagaatcattaattggctgcctcctgcacgccccccactggggattaaacccgcaaccctggtatgtgcccttgacccgaatcgagcctgaaacccttcagtctgcaggccaatgctctctccgttgagccaaaccagctagggcccaagggtattttttcattgatttttagagagaatggaagggggagagacagagagagaaacatcgatgtgagagagacatggattggttgcctcccccaattgagcctgcaaccaagtatgtgaccttgaccagaatcaaacctgggacccttcaatccttgggctgacactctatcaaaaccagcaaaaccagctaggccaTATATTGGTTTTTTTAAACAAGACTATTCTAGAGTTGTTCAATGTGTAGCAATGCTTCATTTGACACAAATAAATTAGGGATAAAAGGAAGGATGGAagcttaaaaagataaatatatctgAATGATAGCAAAACGTAGGATAATTGAGTAATGATCTTGTCCGTTTTCCTGGTTCAGTCGGTGCTGTACAGTCACTTATTGCTGTTCCTCACACAAATTATTTTACTAATGTATTCTGTTAACTCTTCTCATAGGTTATATCCTCGCAGTTGGATTTATGAGTTTTGCAGTCTGTTACAAGCTTGGGCCCTTGGAGAATGAACGAAGTATCAACCTGCTGACCTGGACCTTGCAGCTGATGGGCCTCTGTTTCATGTATTCTGGTATCCAGATACCACAGGTTGCTTTTGCCATTATCATCATTGCTCTGTGTACTAAGAACCTGGAGTATCCTATTCGGTGGCTGTACATCACTTACAGGTGACTGAAAGGCAATGTAACTATTGAAATGTGCAATGTGTTGATAGAGTTGCAGCAAAAGGATACAAAAGTGTTGACCTGGGAGCCTCTTTGTTAATGAAAATTTATTGTATTATTGCTTCTGTTTTTGTCCTTCCTGACTCTCTTTTTTTAACTCTCTATAggcatttttatagttttattatagttattttatataaaagtatcCACTAAAGTGTGATGTGTTCATGTCACCACTAGATGGTGCAAGGTATATTACTTTTATATCAAATGCCTCAGGTTACATGGTTTCAGAGTATTTCACATTGGCTCTCAGATTGCTCTGGAAGtcctggtctttttttttcttcttttaattgattttttcctGCTctgtagagagagaagagggagagggagagagagagaaacattgatcggctgcctcctgcatgtccccctactggggatagagcccacaagccgggcatgtgccctgaccaggaatcgaaccatcaaCCTCTCAGTCcactggatgatgcccaaccaactgagccacactagccaggggtGGGAGTCCTAGTCTTAAGATGTAATTCATAGTGTGTTATCACCTTGCATAGTGAGTATGGAATGGTCTCAGGTTGTCAATGGTGGTTCTATTACAGATAGTCAAGGGTGATATCTTCAGTTTGGGGAACAAAGTTAATGGACCACAATTTTACACCATCATTTTTGGTCATTTTCCcagtttttggaaaataaatactttatcgTTTATTGGCAAATAAGTGAATTTGCTCACATTAGTGAATAATAATTGACTATTCTGACTTGTCACTAATAGTCTGACATGTCAAGAGTACATTATAACTAAAGCtatctggcccagccagcatggtcacagttcaattcccggtcagggcacatacctgtgttgtgggctcaattctcagtgtcgggcatgcaagaggcagctgatcaatgattctctcatcattaatgtttctatcactctttccctctcccttcctctctgaaatcaagaaggTCAGGCTCTCTGCTGTATGCCTGGCCCACTTAAGGGAGCTAGAGGTAAGGGTACATATAGATTACTGATTAATGATTCATGGTGTTATTTTGGTGAGCACAGAAAGATGTGTAAGGCAACAGAAAAGATTGTCCCCCCTCGTCTCCTGACAGAAGAAGAGTATCGGATACAAGGAGAGGTGGAAACTCAAAAGGCGTTAGAGGAGCTTCGAGAATATTGTAATAGTCCGGACTGCTCTGCTTGGAAGACTATTTCTCGAATCCAGTCTCCAAAGAGGTAAACTCTTGGCCAGATATGCCAAGCATCTTTCAGGGTGACTGTGACCTTGAGTTTTAACAGATCATACTTCTaggtaataattttatatttatggcTTTATTTTCCTGTTCATTTAGTAGTCAAGAGAAAGGTATGTAATCATATGTTAAGCGGAGCCTGTGTTTTGGTTCCTCAAGGAACTATCTACTCTAGCTTTGATTGTAGCATAGACGTGAGAAGATTCCAGTACCCTTCAGTACACATCAAGTACATATTCCAGTACATATCAAGTGTCCCTTCTGATAGTATTGCATTACCCTTTGAgtggtgttttctgtttgtttgtttgtttgctttcaggggagaggggtgggattttttttcccctttttatttggGAGCAGCTATACCAGTGAGTATGTGAAGCTTCAATTTAGAATCCTGATGGCATAAAGTTTATAGGACCATAAACATGAATGAATGTGTAATGACCCTTAATCTTTTCTTATCAGAATTTCAGGTGTCTAAAGGAACCTTGGCACTTCCATAGCTAAAAAGCATAGGCTAGTGCTTATTAAGCAGGATGAGATTGCAGGGGATGTTGGCCTATGACCCcagctttccttttctccttgtcTCTTGTTTTAGTCTACTTAACTGCCAGAGTAAGGACAGGGATGCT
Encoded proteins:
- the NEMP1 gene encoding nuclear envelope integral membrane protein 1 isoform X1 — its product is MAGGMKVAVSPAADAGPWGWGAGGGGAVRLLLVLSGCLVCGSAKIDVVMLQESRVYTTIARQQFCYENVLIPKWHDIWTRIQIRVNSSKLVRVTQVENEEKLKELEQSQIFYYSTGMSVGIVASLLIIIFMLSKFMPKKSPIYIILVGGWSFSLYLIQLVFKNLQEIWRCYWQYLLSYILAVGFMSFAVCYKLGPLENERSINLLTWTLQLMGLCFMYSGIQIPQVAFAIIIIALCTKNLEYPIRWLYITYRKMCKATEKIVPPRLLTEEEYRIQGEVETQKALEELREYCNSPDCSAWKTISRIQSPKRFADFVEGSFHLTPNEVSVHEQEYGLGSIIAQDEIYEETSSEEEDADSRYPTFMQNNFLT
- the NEMP1 gene encoding nuclear envelope integral membrane protein 1 isoform X2, which encodes MAGGMKVAVSPAADAGPWGWGAGGGGAVRLLLVLSGCLVCGSAKIDVVMLQESRVYTTIARQQFCYENVLIPKWHDIWTRIQIRVNSSKLVRVTQVENEEKLKELEQFSIWNFFSSFLKEKLNDTYVNVGLYSTKTCLKVEIIEEDTKYSVTVTRRFDPKLFLVFLLGLMLFFCGDLLSRSQIFYYSTGMSVGIVASLLIIIFMLSKFMPKKSPIYIILVGGWSFSLYLIQLVFKNLQEIWRCYWQYLLSYILAVGFMSFAVCYKLGPLENERSINLLTWTLQLMGLCFMYSGIQIPQVAFAIIIIALCTKNLEYPIRWLYITYRKMCKATEKIVPPRLLTEEEYRIQGEVETQKALEELREYCNSPDCSAWKTISRIQSPKRFADFVEGSFHLTPNEVSVHEQEYGLGSIIAQDEIYEETSSEEEDADSRYPTFMQNNFLT